The Cannabis sativa cultivar Pink pepper isolate KNU-18-1 chromosome 8, ASM2916894v1, whole genome shotgun sequence genomic interval GCTAGCCTAGAGGCTGGTAGTTTTCAAGGGGAGGGAAATTTCTTCTCCAACTGTCAAAGCTACTCAACAAAATTAGTGTTTtgccttttatttttattatatatttgtcatattatttttttattttataagatcaaaaaatttgatgaagaaaccaattttgtaataaaaaaatcagttttttaataaataatctttggtaattgattttgatcGCATGAGAAACTAAGCAATTTGAATCGCAcgagataaaaaaaatttgtgtgGCTGGAGAAAGCGTGAtcctattttgaaaaattaattatcttttttaatatttttttatagcatTTTCTATTTAAATACTCTTATATTTAGTTagtttatttataaaatgtcatatttagtgacATCAACTTTACatcctatatatattataaaacttctatttattttttcatatttttttgtaaatatcttttttaaaatatttttaatattttttaagtgtaTTAAAtgtgatataaaaaaaaatacaaaaacttaaaatatggtattcttaacttttattacaaaaatattgtataaaaaaatcatagaaatataaaaaatataaaaaaattcataaccccaaagcaataaaaaaattaacttttaaataatttctatttttctCAAAATCAGTCCAAATGAAAACTTCACTAAAGTTGAGTAGACCTTAGGGAAAGATGTACTCATACCTTTCTATTGATGACATATATTAATGACAGCTGCTTTATAATGTTCAACTTGCACAATAAATAATAAGGTTAGCATGAGAAAAGTAGTTGGCAATTTCCAAACaccaatctatattaataacaGAGACAGAATATTGAATATTCATCACAAGAGCCGCTTTTTCTACTCTAAAATCAATATACAACAAAAGCTATGATTATTGGTTTGTTTCAGAGTTTCACTAACAAAGGATCACCTTGCTATTGACTTAGAATAAGAAGACCTTACTTTTCCAcccatatatttaataaaatacgtATACATACACTATACACATTTCACTTGATGCTCACAAAATGACTTAGTAATAAGCTAGTTTTTCCCAAGCAAATTAAAGGCAAAACCAAATTCTTTTTGCTTATGTCCTTCTCAGCTATTTCCATGCAGCCTAGGCTACTTATAAGGCATAATGTATCTTCacaataaaatagtaatttcgAAGAATTactattaaacaattaaattgTTACGTCTCTTTTCTCAGGATTTAAACCcttcaaaattaaacttagtaaaaataaaaaaacgaaagataaaaattaataagaagattatgttttttttaattaaacttttattgttttttttacatGTATGAGATAAGTAAGAGTTTATCTTTTTTCTCTTTATATAAAAATCTTTTCTAAATGAAAAGTTTATTTCCAACTATTTagatatcaataaaaaaaatatattaataaattaagaattatatataaattatataggaATAAACTAGTTTCTCCCCCTTGTGCAAGTCTTGCTATTGAGCGAGACATGCCTAATCCTTTGTAAGCTGTAACTTGATTttgatttcaaaaaaaagaaaaaaactagtTTCTCCCAAAAAtgcttttaaattaattaaaaaataacttttaattatttttctaagcatataattacatattatatataaattttataaatggaTGCTAAGGGATATTATTTGACTTTATAactaaaaattgtttttaatttttaaaacagaaaataaaaaaataaaaaaaacttttaaaaacTAGACGATGTGTTtagctaaattttttaaaaacagagaTTTCTATAAACTGAATTAAGTGAAaacaaataacatcaaaatgttatttttttattttatttttgaacatattttttttttaattttgctcATATACCCTGATCTGGACTCCGAATCCTCGATCCCAAACCACAGACACAGGTTCTGTCCAGGGTCGGGGTTCAGGTACGAGGTCCGAGTCTGAATTTAAAGTCTGGTTTAAAGTGGATTAGGTTTATATCGTGGTATGGTATAgaatattgatatttttttcaataaaaaaaatctaaaaatagttttaagAAATATGAGCCAAACACTattcaatttttaaaatgacaaaaaaatattttattctattctaaAAACACACCCAAAGGCTAGGCTCTAAATCTTTGTTAGCACTCCTAATTATAtaatagttttgtttttaaagAGTGTTAATTTACTTTTCTTTTCATAGACATTGATTGCGAACAATTGCAATATATATTGATATCCTTTCTAacttaagaaaatgactaagtactCTTTTTGCTGTAGTATTGCATGAGTTAGTATGATGAGCaaattattgtatatatatatatatatatatatatatatatatattatatagcaACTGGCCACCCACCACAAAGTTTGTCTTGCTTTGTACATTATGATCCTGTTTTTATGGCCATATATATATAGCCCATGTATATGTGTTCATCTCTCTCCAACATAAACTATCTCCCTATCAATTACattataattcaaattaaataatagatCGATTTTAGTACATTTCCTCAAAAGTTGCATATCCATCCATCCATTCCATGTTATTTTTACCCATAATCTAATTAAAAGCACAATCCCACATTTAGTTATCgtgatttgtttttttaaaaaataatattaataataaaaatctatCGGGACTTAACTGATATCTAAttcagttaattaattataatgtaTAGTGTTTTTTTATGAGAGAATATAGTGTTTTCTTCAATTGTGTCGTAAttgtataatatttaatatcaaattttaaagtCATGCATGGAATCTAAAAAGTGGAAACGAATCAAAGAAGATACTCCATTTATGAGTTGATTAATGCATTTCAACTTTCAAAATATAGACAAACCAATGAGAGGAAACACTATTAATTAGCCTTACACTTTCCAAATTCTTCGGGAGAactgaataataaaataaataaatggacCCTTCAATTAATTGAGCAAGTTGTAACAATTACTTGTTACACTTTGTGCACCactaaaaattaaactacatACAATCCATTATCCAATCCAATTGCTGTACATATAACCATCATTTCATATCATCACACAAGTGCGTGTGTGTTTTTGGGATAAGAATTGACAGCATATATATAGCGATCATTATATAGTTGGCTCTAATAATTAAGATGATTAATAATTTGAAGAGAGAAgagtataattatttaattaggaatTAATATTGAGTATGAGAGTGATCACTTTAACTAATTAGGTAGATGCTTTTTATTAGACTGAATTTTTTTGAACAATTTTACAAGACTGATTTTAATAATTACCTTAAAATTCGCAAATTTACTAGTACCTATTACAAAACACGATCCACCAAAAATTGAAGGTGCACCTTAACCTTCGATCCATATATATTGAGATGAGCCTCGTCATCATACATTCACACACACCCAACaacaatttattattattaccacCGCCAAACATTAATATAATATCTATCCATCTAATACATATATACGTGTATAATATTCATTAATAATATTTGTCTTTACCCGTACACAACAAATACAAACTTTCCtaaattatgaaaatatcatTAGCTAAAAAAAAGTAGTTGAATAATAGTACATATACATATAGTAACATTAGCTAAAAAAAGTATATAGTTGAATAATGTCGGATTgtattctttaaaaatattatttaccagatttgtgaatttttctaGATCTTTAGTAATAAATTTCCATATTGGTTATGTTATCTTTCCCTCTTTATAATATGGTtaaagtattttatttatttattactattgagattattatttttatttatttttatgaagcGAAGGGTGATTTGAATAAAGTAACTTCCATAATTGTTTaattcttatctttttttttttcttaaaaaaataggaTTATTTTAATGGAAACAAAATTTTGCATTCATTATTATGATATTTATCTCTCTTTTTTAATCGTAAAAATTGTTATCTTTCAGTAAACagggtttaaatttaaatgcaAAACATATTTTTTTCCTACTTTATTATTGTTTGCTTTTGATAAGAAAGGGAGTTTGGTAATTAATGGTCTTTTACTTTTGGGATCggttaaataatgtaaaataataataataataataataataataataataataataataataataataatgtataatagaaatattaattgtatctattataattataaaattattttttttagataagtgaaaaaaagtaataatataaaatatttttttagatatgtatttaaatttaaattacattattattattattattattttaagaataatttgAATTACATTTAAGAGAGACcttcattattttcttttatcttttattttttgaaagaattttttttattttttaacttgTTAAAAAAGAACGGGTAAGTTaaaaaaaacaagagagaacGGGTAAGTACCGAGAAGGGGTAAGTAATAAGTTTTAGAACCACGTAGAAGAGTGGGAAAGCTGGCGTCAGCTAATGGAATCTTAAGACTTGATCAAGATTCCGTGGATCCACGTAAGTATACAAATTTGACAGCTACCTATTTACTCAACACATATTTACTCTCTGATACGCGCGTGAACTACAAACACTCCCGACGAACACGCTGCATCGTCAATTCTCAACCGGGATCTTCGTGCCATCCCACGTTTACAAATTCCGCGCGTGAAAATATGAGACTGCCTCCACTTGCCTTCATTTAGTAACAATTACGAAACCAATGGGGTACGGGGGATATAATCTACTGCTACTCAATATAACGCTACTATAAACCTTCACCAATCAAAATATCTGATTTGAAGTCAAAAAGTCAAACACCATCCTCCCTAATGGTCAACATAATTTATGTACACCTTAGTCGTAGAGAATATAAAGCCAACTTAAACACTTTCCCGAACTTTTGGAAATTACAAAACTACCCATACCACTTAAAAATCAcgaaatatttttctatataatgCACCATTCCTACCATTGATCTTCACAACAGAAATTTTTGCAGAGCAATTAAAGAAAAACTCCAAAACTATTTCCTTGAAAAAAAACAGAGCTcttagaagaaaagagaaagagaaaaaagagtTAGAAAGAAAGAACAAGAGAGTTTATGGCAAGCCGTGTTCCCCGTGGAAATCTCCTGAAAAGCCTACGTTACTTCTCAAGGCCTCTAAACTCGGCGGCCTCTTCCTCGGCCTTCTCTGCTCCGGGCGTTCCGCCGCTCAATTTCGCTGAGAAATCTGAGACATCCGCCGTCGCCGTCGCCGACGAATTCCAAACTGGAAGCCCCGGTGTGTTCGACGTTTACAACACCGAGAAGCTTTTCTCTTCCATTCCCACGACGAGGCTGCTGAGAGCGTCGGCGAATCTCCACGTCGCGGCTATCGAGCCGGTGGTGGACTTGGGAATGTGGGTGATGAAATCGAAGCTTATGGAAACGGAGTTGGTTAAGAACATCGTTATGGAGACAATACGTCACACGTTTTACGAGCATTTTTGCGCCGGCGAAGACACCGCAGCCGCCGGCAAAACGATCTTGAAGCTTCGAGAAGCTGGTTTGAGAGGTATGCTTGTGTACGCGTTGGAGTACGCTGCGGATAACGAGTCATGCGATCGTAATCTTGATGGCTTTCTTCAAACCGTTGAATCAACCAAGTCTCTTCCTCCATCTTCTGTGAGTTGTTACTatttttagtttctttatttttcatattcttttatatgaatgaaaatatataaatcaaaacGATAACCATACGTGGTCTTAATCAAAAAAGGTAAATATATTTTAGGCcaatgaaaacaaaaataaatggattatatatattttaccgTTTAACCGCGGTTAAAGAAAAGTGGGGACTCTTACCGTTTATATGAGTAGGTAAGAAATTAAAGGGTATTataaaagataaatttttaataCGTGGAACCACGTATATGTTATTTGTGCTTTTTGCCACGTGGCTTGTGGGCCTCATGAGCTTGATTAAAGTAGTCACAGCTGTtgttgtgtttatatatatataaatacatatacatacccATGCATGTACACACCTGGGATATGTAAGAGTCCTGTTACAGCTACGAGGTAAGTAGCCGTGTCAAGTTGTCGAGGATGTTCGATCCGTACTAGCCTTACTACTTAGTTGACAAACAAGTTGGGTTCTGCCTTTATTATAAAAGTTAAATCGATAAAATCAAAGCTCCAACAATATggtatgatatttaaaatattttaaattggaaattgGTGGCTTTGACTGTTTAAGATAACACCTTTAATTTTAAGGTAATGTGTAGGCACAGctaaaactagtttaattaatattttttatttcacgcAACCTAAAATTCAAATCAAAACAAGCTATCATGACTTTTTCCaatagttatcaatataaatatcgTCAATCTTTGTTTGATTTAGTCACGTGAAGTTTGGTTTGGTTTTTGTGACAATGAcctataatgtatttttattttattttttccttttttgattATGGTTTTGTGATTGATCTTAACAGGCGAGTTTCATTATTGTTAAAATCACGGCAATTTGTCCCATGAGTGTGTTGGAACGAGCTAGTGACTTGCTTAGATGGCATCACCAAGACCCTTCATTTGAGCTCCCATGGAAGCTAGACAGCTTGCCTATTTTCGCAGACAATAGCCCAATGTACCATACCCTTAAAAAGCCAGAACCATTAACCCCAGAAGAAGAGAGAGACCTACAATTAGGCTACGAGAGACTCCTCAAATTGTGTCAATCATGTGCCGAGGCCAATGTGCCTCTCTCGGTCGATGCCGAGCACACTTCGGTTCAGCccatcattgattatttaacgTACGCTGCAGCGGTCGagtacaacaaaaataatagcCCTATTGTGTATGGAACCATCCAAGCTTATCTCAAGGACGCAAAAGATAGGTTGCTCCTGGCTGCAAATGCCGCCGAGGATAAGGGAATCCAAATGGGGTTCAAAGTTGTGAGAGGAGCTTATATGTCGAGTGAGACCAGAATTGCTTCTTCTTTAGGCTATGAATCTCCTATTCACAACACTATTCAGGACACTCATGACTGTTACAACGACTGTGCTTCTTTCATGCTCGAAAATATCGCTAATGGGTCCGGCGCTTTGGTGCTTGCCAGCCATAATGTTGAGtcaggtaaaaaaaaattaacatgaaAAGTTTTAATCAAACACTTGGCGTGCGTAAAAGTTTTGTTTTGATGTGTGTTATTTTTTGGCTAAACGACAGGGAGACTGGCCGCGGTTAAAGCCCATGATTTGGGGATTGGTAAAGTGAATCATAGGCTTGAATTTGCGCAGCTTTATGGGATGTCAGAGTCGTTGTCGTTTGGTTTACGAAACGCAGGGTTTCAAGTGAGCAAGTATATGCCGTTTGGGCCTATTGATATGGTGATGCCTTATCTCCTTCGTAG includes:
- the LOC115701162 gene encoding proline dehydrogenase 2, mitochondrial isoform X1, with the protein product MASRVPRGNLLKSLRYFSRPLNSAASSSAFSAPGVPPLNFAEKSETSAVAVADEFQTGSPGVFDVYNTEKLFSSIPTTRLLRASANLHVAAIEPVVDLGMWVMKSKLMETELVKNIVMETIRHTFYEHFCAGEDTAAAGKTILKLREAGLRGMLVYALEYAADNESCDRNLDGFLQTVESTKSLPPSSASFIIVKITAICPMSVLERASDLLRWHHQDPSFELPWKLDSLPIFADNSPMYHTLKKPEPLTPEEERDLQLGYERLLKLCQSCAEANVPLSVDAEHTSVQPIIDYLTYAAAVEYNKNNSPIVYGTIQAYLKDAKDRLLLAANAAEDKGIQMGFKVVRGAYMSSETRIASSLGYESPIHNTIQDTHDCYNDCASFMLENIANGSGALVLASHNVESGRLAAVKAHDLGIGKVNHRLEFAQLYGMSESLSFGLRNAGFQVSKYMPFGPIDMVMPYLLRRAEENRGLLSASSLDRQLMRTELKRRLKAAIVGA
- the LOC115701162 gene encoding proline dehydrogenase 2, mitochondrial isoform X3 — translated: MASRVPRGNLLKSLRYFSRPLNSAASSSAFSAPGVPPLNFAEKSETSAVAVADEFQTGSPGVFDVYNTEKLFSSIPTTRLLRASANLHVAAIEPVVDLGMWVMKSKLMETELVKNIVMETIRHTFYEHFCAGEDTAAAGKTILKLREAGLRGMLVYALEYAADNESCDRNLDGFLQTVESTKSLPPSSASFIIVKITAICPMSVLERASDLLRWHHQDPSFELPWKLDSLPIFADNSPMYHTLKKPEPLTPEEERDLQLGYERLLKLCQSCAEANVPLSVDAEHTSVQPIIDYLTYAAAVEYNKNNSPIVYGTIQAYLKDAKDRLLLAANAAEDKGIQMGFKVVRGAYMSSETRIASSLGYESPIHNTIQDTHDCYNDCASFMLENIANGSGALVLASHNVESGRLAAVKAHDLGIGKVNHRLEFAQLYGMSESLSFGLRNAGFQVSKYMPFGPIDMVMPYLLRRAEENRGLLSASSLDRQLMSH
- the LOC115701162 gene encoding proline dehydrogenase 2, mitochondrial isoform X2, producing MASRVPRGNLLKSLRYFSRPLNSAASSSAFSAPGVPPLNFAEKSETSAVAVADEFQTGSPGVFDVYNTEKLFSSIPTTRLLRASANLHVAAIEPVVDLGMWVMKSKLMETELVKNIVMETIRHTFYEHFCAGEDTAAAGKTILKLREAGLRGMLVYALEYAADNESCDRNLDGFLQTVESTKSLPPSSASFIIVKITAICPMSVLERASDLLRWHHQDPSFELPWKLDSLPIFADNSPMYHTLKKPEPLTPEEERDLQLGYERLLKLCQSCAEANVPLSVDAEHTSVQPIIDYLTYAAAVEYNKNNSPIVYGTIQAYLKDAKDRLLLAANAAEDKGIQMGFKVVRGAYMSSETRIASSLGYESPIHNTIQDTHDCYNDCASFMLENIANGSGALVLASHNVESGRLAAVKAHDLGIGKVNHRLEFAQLYGMSESLSFGLRNAGFQVSKYMPFGPIDMVMPYLLRRAEENRGLLSASSLDRQLMREKNGVD